From Bacteroidia bacterium, the proteins below share one genomic window:
- a CDS encoding S8 family peptidase, with translation MKRTMSLIIVMMMAIQIPLNAQIKNYNVFFKNSTFTPIENRGIVPQLELQSATNSNTVYGFLQFYEIPNKAQRHRLTTLGIVLGDYIKNNAYSITVPLDNYAQIRNLEFVRSFFIQTPDLKLRNGINQFTSERANFFVSFYKNSNIKQCTEHLKHEIAGAIITEVSFGIYTINIKREQVFSLAQLPYVIWIEEKNMEAKPLDIPSLSLHRTNILKSQLTGQRGLSGNGVAIGIFDGLVFNHIDFAYRLHIVKGSTILDHATEVAGLFAGTGNRNPYAMGNANKADIYSWEIQASVIGDIDSGASTFNMVVANHSYFIGNDMTCTNRGDYDIVSYYFDTLAVMHPSLLQTFASGNHRANNCIAGGYRTVFEGLQSSKNGLTVGSVDAIDGNSTNHSYGPTLDGRIKPDVVDRGVSIYSSATSNNYASASGTSFSSPNAAGAATLLYEHYRNLNSNKDPDSHTIKAILLNTAKDLGNTGPDFIYGFGRIDAYKAAKVIENNQYLIDSVAHQDSCVDTLVTISALSKTKEIKFLLAWAEEPTPLATNFALINDLDIFIIDPNLDTIRPLVPDYTNPAVSATQKIDTLNNNEQVVVSNVVAGDYKVVVLGTTIPSGKIPFSLTWIETEPYLELTYPFGGEKWLPPKDAASAQIIAWDGFDLSGTISLEFSDDSGSTWSTLVSGLPNTTRYYTWNSASPTLTTRQALIRVSTTGGMSSTNNNVFTIKPNPLNTGVSGITCSGQVYLHWNPTVATDTFKIFQLIGEEMTEIAKTTDTSYLVTGLTNGQTYWFAIAIIDKDSIESIRSWAQSFTPSATPIPASVNTQPTDQTGCRFSSISFTPTFNGTPTINYQWQISSDGGVTWNNIPGATSANLTIYNIDSSLVTNTYRNSFYNACGNLGYTNTVSITVDSIPQKPTIAVNPLTVCKDTVEFSYPHGTVSLNYEWIFEEAETDTMIGLDLDNPTAQWVYPTLPGTKTIYLTVTFPNNGCKNADTTTVNIGCIALPIELLNFNALPRENYVLLQWQTASEMNNHLFTVLKTIDLIQWFEIGKVKGAGNSYITLDYEFKDYTPLQGIQYYRLKQTDWNNNDVFSQIATVIFHSQNKQISIYPNPVESQFHINSPNTIQRITIKDFTGKTIQVIEQNRTQVSMQEFATGIYCIEVEDEAGVHRFKLLKQ, from the coding sequence ATGAAGAGAACAATGTCATTAATCATTGTGATGATGATGGCTATTCAAATTCCTTTGAATGCCCAAATAAAGAATTATAATGTATTTTTCAAAAACAGCACTTTTACTCCAATAGAAAACAGAGGAATTGTTCCTCAACTTGAATTACAATCTGCCACAAATAGCAATACCGTATATGGGTTTCTCCAATTTTATGAAATACCCAATAAAGCACAAAGACATAGATTAACAACATTGGGTATTGTATTAGGAGATTACATCAAAAACAATGCATATTCTATAACAGTTCCTTTGGATAACTATGCTCAGATAAGAAATCTAGAATTTGTTAGAAGCTTCTTTATCCAAACACCTGATTTAAAATTAAGAAACGGCATTAATCAATTTACTTCGGAACGTGCGAATTTCTTCGTCTCATTCTACAAGAATTCTAATATTAAACAGTGTACAGAACATCTCAAACATGAGATTGCAGGCGCCATCATTACAGAAGTGAGTTTTGGTATTTATACAATCAATATAAAGAGAGAGCAAGTCTTCAGCCTTGCACAATTACCTTATGTGATATGGATAGAAGAAAAAAACATGGAAGCTAAACCACTTGACATTCCTTCGCTCTCTTTACACAGAACAAATATCCTAAAGTCACAATTAACAGGTCAAAGAGGCTTAAGTGGAAACGGAGTCGCGATCGGCATTTTTGATGGTTTGGTTTTTAATCATATTGATTTTGCCTACAGATTACACATAGTAAAAGGCAGTACCATTTTAGATCATGCAACAGAAGTGGCAGGCTTATTTGCAGGAACCGGGAATCGCAATCCTTATGCAATGGGAAATGCAAACAAAGCAGACATATATTCATGGGAAATTCAAGCATCTGTTATTGGAGATATAGACTCAGGTGCTAGCACATTCAATATGGTTGTTGCCAATCATTCATATTTCATTGGAAATGACATGACATGTACAAATAGAGGTGATTATGACATTGTCAGTTATTATTTTGACACACTCGCGGTAATGCACCCTTCTTTATTGCAAACTTTTGCTTCAGGCAATCACAGAGCAAATAATTGCATTGCAGGCGGGTATAGAACAGTTTTTGAAGGTTTACAATCTTCCAAGAATGGACTTACAGTCGGGTCGGTCGATGCGATTGATGGCAACAGCACAAATCATTCTTATGGACCAACACTTGATGGAAGAATTAAACCTGACGTGGTTGACAGAGGTGTAAGCATATACAGTTCTGCTACATCAAATAATTACGCAAGTGCTTCGGGCACATCATTCAGTTCGCCAAATGCGGCTGGTGCAGCTACTCTTTTATATGAACATTATAGAAATCTTAATTCTAACAAGGACCCTGACTCACACACAATCAAAGCGATCTTATTAAATACAGCGAAGGATCTTGGGAATACAGGTCCCGACTTTATATATGGATTTGGCAGGATTGATGCATATAAAGCTGCCAAGGTGATAGAGAACAACCAATACCTTATTGACAGTGTTGCACACCAAGATTCTTGTGTTGACACATTGGTAACAATTTCCGCACTATCGAAAACAAAAGAAATAAAGTTTCTTTTAGCTTGGGCAGAAGAACCTACACCTTTGGCTACAAACTTCGCCTTAATCAATGATTTAGACATATTCATTATTGACCCCAACTTAGACACCATAAGACCTTTAGTACCGGATTATACAAATCCTGCTGTCTCTGCAACCCAAAAGATTGACACTTTAAATAATAATGAGCAGGTAGTTGTCTCAAATGTTGTAGCCGGTGATTACAAAGTGGTTGTTTTAGGCACTACTATTCCTTCCGGCAAAATACCATTTTCCCTTACTTGGATAGAAACAGAACCATACTTAGAACTTACCTATCCTTTCGGAGGTGAAAAATGGTTACCACCCAAAGATGCAGCTTCTGCTCAGATAATAGCTTGGGATGGTTTTGATTTATCAGGAACAATTTCTTTAGAGTTTTCAGATGACAGCGGAAGCACCTGGAGCACTCTCGTAAGTGGGCTTCCCAATACTACCAGATATTATACATGGAATAGTGCATCTCCTACACTTACCACACGACAAGCATTAATAAGGGTGAGCACTACAGGGGGCATGAGTTCAACCAACAACAATGTTTTCACAATTAAACCCAACCCGTTAAATACAGGAGTTTCGGGCATCACTTGTTCCGGACAAGTTTATCTTCATTGGAATCCAACTGTTGCAACTGACACATTTAAAATATTTCAATTAATTGGAGAGGAAATGACCGAAATTGCAAAAACTACAGATACTTCGTATTTAGTAACCGGCTTAACCAATGGGCAAACATATTGGTTTGCAATTGCTATTATAGACAAAGATAGCATTGAAAGTATCAGAAGTTGGGCACAATCTTTTACACCATCAGCAACCCCGATACCTGCTTCAGTCAATACTCAGCCAACCGACCAAACAGGATGTAGATTCTCATCTATTTCTTTTACTCCAACCTTCAACGGTACTCCTACTATTAATTATCAATGGCAAATAAGTTCGGATGGAGGTGTTACTTGGAATAATATTCCCGGTGCAACATCAGCAAATCTTACCATCTACAACATTGATTCAAGTCTGGTGACTAATACTTATCGCAATTCATTTTATAATGCCTGCGGAAATTTAGGATACACCAATACTGTTTCCATTACTGTGGATTCAATTCCGCAAAAACCAACTATTGCCGTGAATCCATTAACAGTATGTAAAGATACAGTGGAATTTAGCTATCCTCATGGTACTGTAAGTTTGAACTACGAATGGATTTTTGAAGAAGCCGAAACAGACACTATGATTGGACTTGATCTCGACAATCCAACTGCACAATGGGTTTATCCTACCTTACCCGGCACGAAAACAATCTATCTTACAGTAACCTTCCCTAACAATGGTTGTAAAAATGCAGACACTACGACTGTGAACATTGGTTGCATTGCCTTGCCTATTGAACTGCTTAACTTTAATGCTTTACCACGTGAGAATTATGTTTTGTTGCAATGGCAAACTGCAAGTGAAATGAACAACCATTTATTCACAGTTTTAAAAACAATAGACTTAATCCAATGGTTTGAAATTGGAAAAGTAAAAGGTGCCGGAAATTCCTATATCACTTTGGATTATGAGTTTAAAGACTACACGCCTCTTCAAGGAATTCAATATTACAGACTCAAGCAGACCGATTGGAATAACAATGATGTATTCTCACAAATTGCAACTGTAATTTTCCATTCACAAAACAAACAAATCAGCATCTACCCGAATCCGGTGGAGAGCCAGTTCCACATCAATTCTCCAAATACCATACAAAGGATTACAATCAAGGATTTCACAGGCAAAACTATTCAAGTGATTGAACAAAACCGGACGCAAGTATCAATGCAAGAGTTTGCAACAGGAATCTATTGTATTGAAGTAGAAGATGAAGCCGGAGTCCACAGATTCAAACTTTTGAAGCAATAG